A portion of the Anthonomus grandis grandis chromosome 19, icAntGran1.3, whole genome shotgun sequence genome contains these proteins:
- the LOC126747293 gene encoding UDP-glucosyltransferase 2-like gives MRAFTLLLLIQILCGKVTFGAKILCIASLPTYSHNLFFRPIWEALADRGHQLTVLTANPMGPHPNIQEIDLGFAYEKKKIVYTPDFAVTRFNWPFMIGRYMDMFIEVAAAELGSAQVQRLLTNQSEHFDLVIAEMHISAMFGFAHRFKCPLIGISSTDIVSYQHAILGNPTHVVQYPDLCSNMAPKRLTFEERTIELYNRIGTLIQQYIRQEAWNDVLQKYFGPDVPPLDDLVRSLYFVFLNVAPFANYRPLGPKFVAIGGRSHFSPSKPLGKELLELLDSNPQGVIYFSLGTNIKDSQISPHLLNVTMEAFKELPYQFIWKLGHTIPNLPENVRIYSWLPQQELLRHPHIKAFVFQGGVHSKEEAILARVPMVGIPIIGDQRKNVEDLVARGVGLLLDKTTISKEQLKGAIQRVIEDPSFKENLKTLSQMFQDYPQSGIERAVWHAEFALRNPQGAKLLGQPQLPWYQYYLLDILCVFVVVLGVVVGLVRWLVLALKRVFRSKVKVS, from the exons ATGCGCGCGTTTACACtacttttattaattcaaatcctttgtGGTAAAGTGACTTTTGGCGCGAAAATCCTGTGTATAGCCTCCCTGCCCACCTACAGCCACAATTTGTTCTTCAGACCGATCTGGGAGGCCTTGGCGGACAGGGGGCACCAGCTGACCGTCCTCACCGCCAACCCCATGGGCCCCCACCCCAACATCCAGGAAATCGACTTGGGATTCGCTTACGAAAA aaaaaaaatcgtcTACACTCCAGACTTCGCGGTCACGCGGTTCAACTGGCCCTTCATGATTGGCCGGTACATGGACATGTTCATAGAGGTCGCGGCCGCCGAGCTGGGCAGTGCGCAGGTCCAGCGGCTGCTGACCAATCAGAGCGAACACTTCGACCTCGTGATCGCCGAGATGCACATCTCGGCCATGTTCGGGTTCGCCCATCGGTTCAAGTGTCCGCTGATCGGGATTTCGTCCACGGACATCGTCAGCTACCAGCACGCGATTTTAG GTAACCCGACGCATGTTGTTCAATACCCAGATCTGTGTAGCAACATGGCACCGAAGAGGCTCACGTTCGAAGAGCGCACAATCGAGCTATACAACCGAATCGGAACTCTCATCCA GCAATATATTCGTCAAGAGGCTTGGAACGATGTTCTTCAGAAGTATTTCGGTCCGGACGTGCCTCCTCTGGACGACTTAGTGCGGAGTCTCTACTTCGTCTTTCTGAACGTGGCACCCTTCGCCAATTACCGCCCCCTGGGGCCCAAGTTCGTCGCTATAGGGGGTCGAAGTCACTTCAGCCCCTCAAAACCCTTGGGGAAGGAGTTGCTGGAGTTGCTAGACAGTAACCCTCAAGGGGTGATTTACTTTAGCCTGGGGACCAACATAAAAGACTCCCAGATCTCGCCTCACCTACTCAACGTCACTATGGAGGCTTTTAAGGAGCTCCCTTACCAGTTCATATGGAAGCTCGGGCATACGATCCCGAACTTGCCTGAGAACGTGAGGATTTACTCTTGGTTGCCTCAGCAAGAACTACTGA GGCACCCCCATATAAAGGCCTTCGTATTCCAAGGGGGTGTTCACTCCAAAGAGGAGGCAATCCTTGCCAGAGTTCCCATGGTGGGCATCCCCATCATTGGTGACCAAAGGAAGAACGTTGAGGATCTTGTGGCCAGAGGGGTGGGGCTGCTATTGGACAAGACGACCATTAGTAAGGAGCAGCTCAAAGGAGCCATCCAGAGGGTCATTGAGGACCCGAG CTTCAAAGAGAACCTGAAGACATTGTCGCAGATGTTCCAGGACTACCCACAATCGGGAATCGAGAGGGCGGTGTGGCACGCGGAGTTCGCCCTGAGGAACCCCCAGGGGGCGAAACTGTTGGGGCAGCCTCAGTTGCCCTGGTACCAGTACTATTTACTGgatattttatgtgtttttgtGGTGGTTTTGGGGGTTGTGGTAGGGTTGGTGCGCTGGCTTGTTTTAGCGTTAAAAAGGGTCTTTAGAAGTAAGGTTAAGGttagttaa